ATCCGACATCGGCCCAACCGAACCACCCGAATACTTTTGATGCTTTATCATTAAGAACCGTATTGCAGTTGGTTGCTTTGTTCAGATGACAAAGCTTCAAAAGTATTTGGTTGGTTCGGCTGGGCCGATGTCGGATTCGTATACTTTACAGGCAGTTTTCTCTTTCTTCTGCAGTCCCCTGAAGGAGAAGGACTTTCTTTAATGGCAATACTTGCCGCCCTCTCAATACCGTATCCACTCTTCTCGATTTATTACCAGGGAGTTGTTTTGAAGAAGTGGTGCCCCATGTGCCTTGGGGTTCAGCTTATATTGATTACAGAATTCGTTTTACTGATGCCTCAGTTTTCACAGCTTAGCTTTTCTTTGGATTCTGTTACAAGGCTTGTACTCAGTTTACCTGTAATTGCTTTAGTCTACACCCTGTATATATTATTCCGCAGGGAGTATACCTCTGGGGAAATGCATTATTATAAGTATCTCGGGTTTAAAAAGAATCCTGACATACTGAGGATACTTCTGATGAATCAGCCCTACTATGATATTCCATTATCTGAGAGCAGTCTGATTTTTGGTAACAGGGATGCTTCGGTGAGGATAACGGCATTTCTCAGTCTGCACTGTTCTCATTGTGCGAGAGCTTTTAAAAAGATCCGGAACATGCTCAATGAAAATGAAGATATAATTATAAATCTTGTTCTGATTACATCCGACAACAAAATGCTCACGACTCTTTATAACAATAACAGGCAGGGCAAAGAAGCGGAATCATTAGAACTAATGGAGCAATGGTTTAATGCTGATCCCTATTCCAGGACAAAGATCACAGGAGGCCTTTGCATCCCTGAAGACAGTGATCTTTCCAGGGAAGTTAATGAAGAAAGCACGAAGCTTTTCAAAGAATGCAATGTAATGGGAACTCCGACTTTTTTCATAAATGGTTACAAACTCCCGCCACAGTATGAAATTGATGATTTGAGGTATTTCAGGGAGATTTTTAACGGGAAGGAGGAAGTAAGTATAAAAGTAAGTGCTGTTAATTAATTAACAATAAGTAAATTCTTGGGTATTAATGAATTCATTTTTAATAAATTTGAAAGAGAAGGGCAGGAAGTTTTTCCCTGTGCTCTGCCTCGCCCACCGGAACCCATGTGAAGGTGGGAGCTCTGAGCTCTGTGCCACTTCCTGCCCGGACCTTTCCTCAACAGAAAGGAGGTGTATTGGCAAAGATAATGTTTTAACCGGATCGGCAGCCAAGCCAATATATGAAATCCGTTGATAAAACACGACGATGATTAATAACCTTTTATTATTTTAAAGATGAAAAAACTTAATAAATTGCAGATCAATCCTGGAAAGTTAATGAAGGAAGAGGAACTAGTGACTTTA
This genomic interval from Pseudobacteroides sp. contains the following:
- a CDS encoding thioredoxin domain-containing protein, whose translation is MAILAALSIPYPLFSIYYQGVVLKKWCPMCLGVQLILITEFVLLMPQFSQLSFSLDSVTRLVLSLPVIALVYTLYILFRREYTSGEMHYYKYLGFKKNPDILRILLMNQPYYDIPLSESSLIFGNRDASVRITAFLSLHCSHCARAFKKIRNMLNENEDIIINLVLITSDNKMLTTLYNNNRQGKEAESLELMEQWFNADPYSRTKITGGLCIPEDSDLSREVNEESTKLFKECNVMGTPTFFINGYKLPPQYEIDDLRYFREIFNGKEEVSIKVSAVN